One window of Anaerolineales bacterium genomic DNA carries:
- a CDS encoding S41 family peptidase, whose translation MNKTLKAVLLVLAVLIVALGSFAGGFVTGHLLPFGTFPMAGITDVPTEAPPSTASPEQLAATPEELQTLFAPFWQAWNLIHENYVDQPVDDVALMRGAIDGMMQALGDEHSTYMNPEEYQQANESLEGSYEGIGAYVDTTTDYLTITSPIPGSPAEAAGLLPGDKIVAIDGEDMTGIDAELARRRVLGPAGSTVVLTIVREGEESPLEFTIVRARITIASADGEMLEGNIAYIQVTTFGPNTMPELNSVLEELMPQNPKGIILDLRNNGGGFLQTSVDVTSQFLEQGVVLYEQYGDGNRITFEVVPGGAATDADIPMIVLINEGSASASEIVAGALQDSGRAKLLGTVSYGKGSVQIWYPLSEENGAVRVTIAKWLTPNGNTIHDIGLTPDYPVDLTEDDRIADRDPQLDEAVRILLEMIGQ comes from the coding sequence GTGAATAAAACTTTAAAGGCAGTCCTGCTCGTCCTGGCTGTCCTCATCGTGGCACTTGGTTCGTTTGCCGGGGGCTTTGTAACGGGTCATCTCCTGCCTTTCGGGACCTTCCCGATGGCTGGGATTACCGATGTCCCAACCGAAGCCCCGCCATCGACTGCTTCGCCAGAACAACTGGCAGCCACGCCCGAAGAACTTCAAACCCTTTTCGCCCCGTTCTGGCAGGCATGGAACCTTATCCATGAAAATTATGTCGACCAGCCCGTGGACGACGTTGCTCTCATGCGCGGCGCCATCGACGGCATGATGCAGGCTCTCGGCGATGAGCACTCCACGTACATGAACCCGGAGGAATACCAACAGGCAAATGAAAGCCTCGAAGGTTCTTATGAAGGCATCGGCGCATATGTGGATACGACGACAGATTACCTGACCATCACCAGTCCCATCCCCGGTTCTCCCGCAGAGGCGGCGGGGCTGCTTCCAGGCGATAAGATCGTCGCCATCGACGGCGAAGACATGACCGGCATCGACGCCGAACTTGCCCGGCGCAGGGTGCTCGGTCCCGCCGGGTCGACGGTCGTGCTCACCATCGTGCGCGAAGGCGAAGAATCACCGCTCGAATTCACCATCGTTCGGGCGCGCATTACCATCGCTTCAGCCGATGGCGAAATGCTCGAAGGGAATATTGCCTATATCCAGGTGACGACATTCGGTCCCAACACCATGCCGGAGCTGAACTCGGTCCTGGAAGAGTTGATGCCGCAAAACCCCAAAGGCATCATCCTCGACCTGCGAAACAATGGCGGGGGGTTTCTGCAGACCTCTGTGGATGTCACCTCGCAGTTCCTCGAGCAGGGAGTCGTCCTTTACGAACAATATGGAGACGGGAATCGCATTACGTTTGAAGTCGTTCCGGGCGGCGCCGCCACCGATGCGGACATCCCGATGATCGTGCTCATCAACGAAGGATCTGCCTCCGCTTCCGAGATCGTGGCGGGTGCGTTACAGGATTCAGGACGCGCCAAACTCCTTGGCACGGTATCCTATGGCAAGGGCTCGGTGCAAATTTGGTATCCCCTTTCGGAGGAGAACGGCGCAGTGCGCGTCACCATTGCGAAATGGCTCACACCGAATGGAAATACCATTCATGATATTGGCCTCACCCCCGATTATCCGGTGGATCTCACAGAGGACGACCGGATAGCGGACCGTGACCCGCAATTGGACGAAGCCGTTCGTATTTTGCTGGAAATGATCGGACAATAA
- a CDS encoding pyrimidine 5'-nucleotidase, whose translation MKAIELAWHDYNHQMRFTTIFFDLDDTLYPPGTGLWNAIKERMTAYMRERMGFPEEQIAHIREKYYLQYGTTLRGLQANHDIDPQDFLAYVHDLPLKDYLTPNPTLRSVIASLPTRNLIFTNADIPHAKRVLTVLDLRDLFDVIVDINAISPYCKPMPESFRVALKAAGEKDPAKCVMIDDIHRTTSAASQAGLFSILYNETFPAESADAHLTNWNELKDILERQ comes from the coding sequence ATGAAAGCAATCGAATTGGCATGGCACGATTATAATCATCAAATGCGCTTTACCACCATCTTCTTCGACCTCGACGACACGCTCTACCCGCCAGGCACAGGGTTGTGGAACGCCATCAAGGAACGCATGACCGCGTACATGCGCGAGCGCATGGGTTTTCCCGAAGAACAGATCGCGCACATCCGTGAAAAATATTATCTGCAATACGGAACGACCCTGCGCGGATTGCAAGCCAATCACGATATCGATCCGCAGGATTTTCTCGCTTATGTACATGACCTGCCTCTGAAGGATTATCTGACTCCGAATCCGACCCTGCGTTCGGTCATCGCTTCACTCCCGACCCGCAACCTGATCTTCACGAACGCAGACATTCCCCACGCCAAAAGAGTCCTGACCGTTCTCGACCTGCGCGATTTGTTCGACGTCATTGTGGACATCAATGCCATCTCACCCTATTGCAAACCCATGCCTGAGTCATTCCGGGTCGCATTGAAAGCGGCAGGGGAAAAAGACCCAGCTAAATGCGTGATGATCGACGACATCCATCGCACCACCAGCGCGGCAAGCCAGGCGGGCTTGTTCAGCATCCTGTACAACGAAACCTTCCCCGCCGAAAGCGCCGACGCTCACCTGACGAATTGGAACGAACTGAAGGATATTCTGGAAAGGCAATGA
- the mutL gene encoding DNA mismatch repair endonuclease MutL, whose protein sequence is MPIRLLSSEVSSQIAAGEVVERPASVVKELTENALDAGATNISISIMDAGRTLVEVADDGTGIPADELALAASRHATSKLVQSGDLFHIRTLGFRGEALASIGSVSHMTITSRVESAKEGARLKVEGGVSGKVEKVGAPKGTVARVENLFYNVPARLKFLKTDVTERRAIDSLVTRYTLAYPTVRFRVMDGKQTTLQTAGDGDRRAILAALYGVDVAKQMLEVMAGEEGMTLTGFISPVSLTRSNRKEITFFINGRWVQEVSLNSALLQAYHTLLMVGRYPLTALFLDMAPEEVDVNVHPTKAEVRFRAQDKVFSFVQRSVRKALLAYTPVPAVSPQLWGSRSRTDELPRREVGIDWSIGHDEELKVESGVLTSMESASDGSPVSNLRSPNSQSAFSTGVPLLRLIGQIGATYLVAEGPDGLYLVDQHAAHERVLFEKLMAQHENKSIPAQSLLTPEIVTLPPQSSKALVEQLVFLNHFGFEVEEFGTNTFQVRAMPVLFAGGSPASALKALVEDFEEDENPLAAEVEARLAARVCKRLAVKAGQALTSEEQRSLLNDLEACQSPRTCPHGRPTMIHLSVDMLERQFGRKGAR, encoded by the coding sequence ATGCCAATTCGATTGCTTTCATCCGAAGTCTCGTCGCAGATCGCCGCTGGTGAAGTGGTGGAGAGGCCCGCTTCTGTGGTCAAAGAACTTACGGAAAATGCATTGGATGCAGGCGCGACCAATATTTCCATTTCGATAATGGATGCGGGGCGGACTCTGGTCGAGGTGGCGGATGACGGCACTGGAATACCAGCGGATGAATTGGCTTTAGCCGCCTCGCGTCATGCGACCTCGAAACTGGTCCAATCCGGGGACTTGTTCCACATCCGGACCCTTGGCTTCCGGGGCGAAGCCCTGGCTTCGATAGGCTCGGTCTCGCACATGACGATCACGTCGCGGGTGGAATCCGCCAAAGAAGGTGCGCGTTTGAAGGTGGAGGGAGGCGTGTCGGGAAAGGTCGAAAAGGTGGGCGCGCCGAAAGGGACCGTGGCGCGCGTGGAGAATCTTTTTTACAACGTGCCTGCTCGTTTGAAATTCCTGAAGACCGATGTGACCGAACGCCGCGCGATCGATTCTTTGGTGACGCGTTATACCCTGGCGTATCCGACTGTCCGCTTCAGAGTGATGGATGGAAAGCAAACCACATTGCAAACGGCGGGAGATGGCGACAGGCGGGCGATCCTAGCAGCTTTGTATGGCGTGGACGTCGCCAAACAAATGCTGGAGGTGATGGCTGGCGAAGAGGGTATGACGCTCACAGGTTTTATAAGCCCCGTTTCGTTGACCCGTTCGAATCGCAAGGAGATCACTTTCTTCATCAACGGACGCTGGGTGCAGGAGGTTTCGCTCAACTCAGCCCTGCTGCAGGCCTATCACACGCTATTGATGGTGGGACGGTATCCGCTCACGGCTTTGTTCCTTGATATGGCTCCCGAAGAGGTGGATGTGAACGTCCACCCGACGAAAGCGGAGGTGAGATTCCGCGCACAGGACAAGGTTTTTAGTTTTGTTCAGCGTTCGGTGAGAAAAGCTTTGCTGGCATATACCCCCGTCCCGGCTGTTTCACCGCAGTTGTGGGGATCAAGGTCGCGGACGGATGAACTTCCAAGAAGAGAAGTGGGAATCGATTGGAGTATTGGGCATGATGAAGAGTTGAAAGTGGAAAGTGGCGTGTTGACGAGTATGGAGTCGGCGAGTGACGGGTCTCCAGTCTCCAATCTCCGATCTCCCAATTCTCAATCTGCTTTCTCCACCGGCGTTCCCTTGCTCCGTCTCATCGGTCAGATCGGCGCGACGTATCTTGTGGCGGAGGGACCCGATGGACTGTATCTCGTCGATCAACATGCGGCGCATGAACGGGTCTTGTTCGAGAAATTGATGGCCCAGCATGAAAATAAAAGCATTCCAGCGCAATCGTTGTTAACTCCGGAGATCGTGACCCTGCCGCCGCAGTCATCGAAGGCATTGGTCGAGCAGTTGGTTTTCCTGAATCATTTTGGATTCGAGGTGGAGGAGTTTGGGACGAATACATTTCAGGTGCGCGCGATGCCGGTATTATTCGCTGGCGGCAGCCCGGCTTCGGCGCTCAAGGCTCTGGTGGAGGACTTCGAGGAGGACGAGAATCCGCTTGCGGCGGAGGTGGAGGCGCGGCTTGCGGCGAGGGTCTGCAAACGGCTGGCGGTCAAAGCCGGGCAGGCGCTCACCTCCGAAGAGCAAAGGAGTCTGTTGAACGACCTGGAGGCATGCCAATCCCCGCGGACATGTCCGCATGGCAGGCCCACGATGATCCATCTCAGCGTGGATATGCTGGAGCGTCAGTTCGGGCGCAAAGGCGCAAGATAG
- a CDS encoding GGDEF domain-containing protein → MKNLTDLSKRDLKILFDHIQAAIALVDREGELISWNSAFEAGKSQFPKANNLKELFLQKDAGVIRSKLAEGIKDHWAGEFAVTETDAAVLCDFWLVPIDDKHMLFIAERIESEADAEDMVEKLRKQVRLFQVESEYSKKLARNKQIEMEAVIAQAEEVAHVDPLTFLPNRRTIIKDMQNEVMRAERYRTLFSISVVDIDNFKLINDTYGHPVGDEVLRHVAIHLRDGIRHPDVVGRYGGEEFIILLPNSDRNAAVEQAARLCRELRDKKLFVKELELQVTISIGIAEFRIGEDSWHSLLKRADNAMFEAKNLGRDRWVVGD, encoded by the coding sequence ATGAAGAATCTAACTGACCTATCCAAACGCGATCTCAAAATACTGTTCGATCACATCCAGGCCGCCATCGCGCTCGTGGATCGGGAAGGGGAGTTGATCTCATGGAATTCCGCGTTCGAGGCGGGTAAAAGCCAGTTTCCAAAAGCAAACAATCTAAAGGAATTATTCCTGCAAAAGGATGCGGGCGTGATCCGCTCAAAACTTGCGGAGGGGATCAAGGATCACTGGGCGGGCGAGTTTGCGGTCACCGAAACGGATGCGGCTGTGCTTTGCGATTTCTGGCTGGTGCCGATTGACGACAAGCATATGCTCTTCATTGCCGAACGCATCGAGTCGGAGGCGGACGCCGAGGACATGGTGGAAAAATTGCGCAAACAGGTGAGGCTCTTCCAGGTGGAAAGCGAATATTCGAAGAAACTGGCGCGCAACAAGCAGATCGAAATGGAGGCGGTCATTGCCCAGGCTGAGGAAGTGGCGCATGTGGATCCACTGACCTTCCTTCCGAACCGCCGCACCATCATAAAGGACATGCAGAACGAAGTCATGCGGGCGGAGCGTTACCGCACCTTGTTTTCCATATCGGTCGTGGACATCGACAACTTCAAGCTGATCAACGACACGTACGGCCATCCGGTCGGTGACGAGGTCCTGCGGCATGTGGCGATCCACCTGCGGGATGGAATCCGCCACCCGGATGTGGTTGGTCGATACGGCGGCGAGGAGTTCATCATCCTCCTGCCCAATTCAGACCGGAACGCCGCCGTCGAGCAAGCCGCGCGCCTTTGCCGGGAACTCCGCGATAAAAAATTGTTTGTGAAGGAACTCGAATTGCAGGTGACCATCAGCATCGGCATCGCGGAATTCCGCATCGGCGAGGATTCGTGGCACAGCCTGCTCAAGCGGGCGGATAATGCCATGTTCGAAGCCAAGAACCTCGGCCGCGACCGCTGGGTCGTGGGGGATTGA
- a CDS encoding homoserine dehydrogenase translates to MHYNLCFIGFGNVARSLVRLLERKRDLLKSKYDVTYSITSIATGSHGFAVNPTGLDAQQALHKVESGKSISPLSTFQVEDSIAVIQKSSANVMFENSPVNTQTGQPALDHIRLALNLGMHAITANKGPVVHGYRELTALAESKGKKFRFESAVLGGAPVFSVMREAFPLAELESFKGILNATTNVILSRMENGETYEQALAYAHKIGLAETDPTNDVDGWDAAIKVAALVTVLWDAPMTPQQVNPTGIRGITSGMIEKAKAEGKRYKLICSAEKRDGRIVAGVSPQLVDSSSSLYGMMNSSTGVTFRTDVILDYSISLSEKPGMTGGPEETAYGLFADFVSICEDAVQ, encoded by the coding sequence ATGCACTACAACCTCTGTTTTATCGGTTTCGGCAATGTTGCCCGGTCGCTCGTCCGGTTGTTGGAACGAAAACGTGATTTGCTGAAATCAAAATATGATGTCACATATTCGATCACGAGCATCGCAACCGGGAGCCATGGCTTTGCGGTGAACCCAACCGGGCTCGATGCTCAACAAGCATTGCATAAAGTGGAAAGCGGAAAGTCCATTTCCCCACTTTCCACTTTCCAGGTCGAAGATTCCATTGCTGTTATTCAGAAATCATCCGCAAACGTCATGTTCGAAAACTCGCCCGTTAACACACAGACCGGTCAGCCCGCGCTGGATCACATCCGCCTGGCGCTGAACCTGGGGATGCACGCCATCACCGCGAACAAGGGCCCGGTGGTGCATGGTTATCGTGAATTGACTGCGTTGGCGGAATCGAAGGGAAAAAAGTTCCGGTTTGAATCTGCGGTTCTGGGAGGTGCACCCGTCTTCTCGGTCATGCGCGAGGCGTTCCCGCTCGCAGAATTGGAATCATTCAAAGGCATCCTCAACGCCACGACGAACGTCATCTTATCCAGAATGGAAAACGGCGAGACCTACGAACAAGCGCTCGCGTACGCGCACAAGATCGGACTGGCTGAAACCGACCCCACCAATGATGTGGACGGCTGGGATGCGGCGATCAAAGTTGCGGCACTGGTGACCGTGTTATGGGATGCGCCGATGACGCCCCAGCAGGTGAATCCCACCGGCATTCGCGGCATCACGTCCGGGATGATCGAGAAGGCAAAGGCTGAAGGGAAACGTTATAAGCTTATTTGTTCCGCAGAAAAAAGGGATGGGAGAATCGTCGCCGGTGTTTCGCCACAATTGGTCGATTCGTCCTCGTCGCTGTACGGCATGATGAACTCAAGCACCGGTGTGACGTTTCGGACGGATGTTATTCTCGATTATTCGATATCTCTCTCAGAAAAACCCGGCATGACGGGCGGGCCTGAAGAAACCGCATACGGCCTTTTTGCAGATTTTGTGAGCATTTGTGAAGACGCCGTTCAATAA
- a CDS encoding SCO1664 family protein, with protein MTSDARQLQRVLQHGDYELRGQFMLGSNYTFLVDVHHEGEIIKAVYKPSKGEQPLWDFPDNTLALREVAAYELSEALGFHIVPFTVYRDDGPHGPGSLQQYLDYDIEYHYFNFTPEDKHKLRPVVLFDLLANNADRKGSHVFFEEETRHLYAIDHGICFHEEPKLRTVLWDFAGQPIPDELLTPLSSTQSWSGVLESYLSPKEIRALIRRADELCKTKVFPRPAQGRRMYPYPPI; from the coding sequence GTGACTTCCGATGCCCGTCAACTTCAACGAGTCCTTCAACACGGCGACTACGAACTTCGTGGTCAGTTCATGCTCGGTTCGAACTACACTTTTCTCGTCGACGTGCATCACGAAGGTGAAATCATCAAGGCTGTGTACAAGCCAAGCAAAGGCGAACAACCTCTTTGGGATTTTCCCGATAACACGCTCGCCCTGCGCGAGGTAGCCGCGTACGAATTGAGCGAAGCGCTCGGTTTTCATATCGTGCCCTTCACGGTCTATCGCGATGACGGTCCGCACGGTCCCGGCTCGCTCCAGCAATATCTCGACTACGACATCGAATACCATTACTTCAACTTTACGCCCGAAGACAAGCACAAACTCCGCCCTGTTGTGCTCTTCGATCTCCTTGCCAACAACGCCGACCGCAAAGGCAGTCATGTTTTCTTTGAAGAGGAAACCCGGCACCTTTACGCCATCGATCACGGGATCTGTTTTCACGAGGAGCCAAAACTCCGCACTGTACTATGGGACTTTGCCGGTCAGCCCATCCCCGACGAATTGCTCACGCCTCTTTCCTCCACCCAAAGCTGGTCCGGTGTACTCGAGTCTTATCTCAGCCCGAAGGAGATCCGCGCCCTCATTCGCCGCGCGGATGAATTATGTAAAACGAAGGTTTTCCCCCGCCCCGCGCAGGGACGCAGGATGTATCCATATCCGCCGATATAA
- a CDS encoding nuclear transport factor 2 family protein, which yields MKSLIQILGLLVLSLSLAACGGGGSAAEADSPEIAVVKASVADWNAEDLEAALSHYADDAVVVNLLGTFAGKEKIRSLFESAIDEFTMDCRNYKVSGNTVSYECALLGRSDGKVFGGEKYEVVIENGLIVSDKYVGKFGP from the coding sequence ATGAAATCCCTGATTCAAATCCTCGGTTTACTTGTCTTATCTTTGAGCCTCGCGGCTTGCGGAGGCGGCGGGAGCGCGGCAGAAGCCGACTCCCCGGAAATCGCCGTGGTCAAGGCGTCTGTAGCGGACTGGAATGCGGAAGACCTCGAGGCGGCGCTGTCCCACTATGCGGACGACGCGGTGGTGGTCAACCTGCTTGGGACATTCGCTGGCAAGGAGAAAATTCGTTCCCTCTTCGAGAGCGCCATAGACGAATTCACAATGGATTGCCGGAATTACAAGGTTAGCGGCAACACCGTCTCGTATGAGTGCGCGCTGTTGGGAAGGAGCGATGGCAAGGTCTTCGGCGGCGAGAAGTATGAAGTGGTAATCGAAAACGGCTTGATCGTGAGCGACAAGTATGTCGGCAAATTCGGGCCATAA
- a CDS encoding nuclear transport factor 2 family protein, producing MKTLFQILGYLVLSLSLAACGGGAGGATATDPESVLEALEAAHNAKDPDGVAALYAEDGYEVNNAGTFTGREKIRNLYAQAVKTFSLDCDNYVVEGSKVTYQCVLTAYSSGAKTGERYEAVVENGLIKSNVLTEKFTP from the coding sequence ATGAAAACCCTGTTTCAAATCCTCGGTTACCTTGTCCTATCCCTGAGCCTCGCGGCTTGTGGGGGCGGGGCAGGCGGCGCGACGGCTACCGACCCCGAGTCCGTGTTGGAGGCGCTCGAAGCCGCGCACAACGCCAAGGATCCGGACGGCGTGGCGGCTCTCTACGCCGAGGACGGGTACGAGGTCAACAACGCGGGCACGTTCACCGGGCGTGAAAAAATCCGAAACCTCTACGCGCAGGCAGTGAAAACCTTCAGCCTGGACTGTGACAATTACGTGGTCGAGGGGAGCAAGGTAACCTATCAGTGCGTGCTAACGGCATATTCCAGCGGCGCGAAAACCGGGGAGCGCTACGAAGCGGTCGTCGAGAACGGGCTGATCAAGAGCAACGTCCTGACGGAAAAGTTTACGCCGTAA
- a CDS encoding substrate-binding domain-containing protein — MMTTSLPLRLDPKSNLPVYAQLRQQITWLIASGELKLGDRLPPIRDLADQLGIHMHTVRQTYHALEADKLVETRRKRGTYVTSTDIYRLAARTSNLPTNTIGVLVPSRNPFYSPYLQGIEDEARKSNDLLFTCYTHFDKQSPDHYTRRLIAKGVDGIIATSLESAILQAGGGPFPKNLPPVVYVDDPVQKIYSIVIDNEGAAYQVAGHLVKKHHYRRIALITPPIAWQNVRDFYDGYHRALSETGIEFDPNLVVEIPFFSPDAGYQAATHLMEMKSPPQAILAAADIIAVGVVQAIKERGRRIPEDIAVAGYNNIEVTALMDPPLTTASVPTYEMGVQAMTMLNRLRTNRPVEKKRITLSTELIVRKSCGC, encoded by the coding sequence ATGATGACCACGTCCCTCCCCCTGCGCCTCGACCCCAAATCGAACCTGCCCGTTTACGCCCAACTCCGCCAGCAGATCACCTGGCTGATCGCCAGCGGCGAATTGAAACTCGGCGACCGACTGCCGCCCATCCGTGACCTTGCCGACCAGCTCGGCATTCACATGCACACCGTCCGCCAGACGTACCATGCCCTCGAAGCGGATAAACTGGTGGAGACGCGGCGGAAGCGCGGAACCTATGTGACATCCACGGATATTTACCGCCTCGCGGCGCGGACCTCAAACCTGCCTACCAACACAATCGGAGTCCTCGTCCCAAGCCGGAATCCGTTCTACTCGCCCTACCTGCAGGGCATCGAAGACGAGGCGCGCAAGTCGAACGACTTGTTGTTTACCTGCTATACCCACTTCGACAAGCAATCGCCCGACCATTACACCCGCCGCTTGATCGCCAAAGGCGTGGACGGCATAATCGCCACCTCACTCGAGTCGGCGATTCTGCAAGCGGGGGGCGGACCGTTCCCCAAAAACCTGCCGCCCGTCGTATACGTAGACGACCCGGTGCAAAAAATATATTCGATTGTGATAGATAACGAAGGCGCGGCGTATCAAGTAGCCGGACATCTCGTCAAGAAACATCATTACCGCCGCATCGCGCTGATCACCCCGCCGATTGCGTGGCAGAACGTCCGCGACTTCTATGACGGATATCACCGCGCTCTGTCCGAAACGGGAATCGAATTTGACCCAAACCTGGTGGTTGAAATCCCGTTCTTCTCCCCGGATGCAGGTTATCAAGCCGCAACTCATCTGATGGAAATGAAATCGCCGCCGCAGGCGATCTTAGCCGCGGCGGATATCATCGCCGTTGGCGTGGTACAGGCAATCAAAGAGAGAGGTCGGCGCATCCCCGAAGATATCGCTGTCGCAGGTTACAACAATATCGAAGTGACCGCGCTGATGGACCCGCCGCTCACCACCGCATCCGTGCCGACCTATGAAATGGGAGTCCAGGCGATGACCATGCTCAATAGACTGCGAACCAACCGTCCTGTGGAAAAGAAGCGGATCACCCTTTCCACGGAACTGATCGTCCGCAAGAGTTGCGGGTGTTAA
- a CDS encoding DUF3090 domain-containing protein, which translates to MPRTDIDVDPCDHITADAIGKPGQRVFYLHAYSDRRTFTIIIEKAQLISLAIGIEQFLGQLSQQYPDLEEASADYVEDVMRINPPVDPLFRAGEIGLGYDKDRDRVVVFAKELITEEQDPNEASQIRFWATRTQLRQLARWGQEVSSRGRPICPQCGQPMEPTGHFCPKKNGHLH; encoded by the coding sequence ATGCCCCGCACCGATATTGACGTTGACCCCTGCGACCACATCACCGCTGACGCCATTGGGAAACCCGGTCAGCGTGTTTTTTATCTGCACGCCTACTCAGATCGCCGCACGTTCACCATCATCATCGAAAAAGCCCAGTTGATCTCGCTTGCCATCGGCATCGAACAATTCCTCGGGCAGTTGAGCCAGCAATATCCCGACCTTGAAGAAGCCTCCGCCGATTACGTCGAAGACGTGATGCGGATCAACCCCCCCGTCGACCCGCTCTTCCGCGCCGGTGAGATCGGTCTCGGCTACGACAAAGACCGCGACCGTGTGGTCGTCTTCGCCAAAGAACTCATCACAGAAGAGCAAGACCCGAACGAAGCATCGCAGATACGCTTTTGGGCAACGCGCACCCAGTTACGCCAGCTTGCGCGTTGGGGGCAGGAAGTCTCCTCGCGCGGACGCCCCATCTGCCCGCAATGCGGCCAGCCCATGGAGCCGACCGGGCATTTCTGCCCGAAGAAGAACGGGCATTTGCATTAA
- a CDS encoding methylmalonyl-CoA mutase family protein: MYDKKKLDELQQSLSKWEQTSLNKALTQLPERADEFITTSSEPINRLYTPLDTADLDYAASLGLPGEYPYTRGVHPTLHRSKLWTMRMFAGFGTAEETNGRFKYLLEQGQTGLSIAFDLATLMGYDTDQPEALGEFGKCGVAVSSLKDMEILLDGIPLDKVSSSMTINSPAAIIWAMYLVAAEKQGVRFDQLRGTIQNDILKEFIAQKEFIFPPEPSMRLVVDTMEFGSKHVPQWNTISISGYHIREAGSTAAQELAFTLADGMEYVRWGIARGMDVDEFAPRLSFFFNAHNDFFEEIAKYRAARRIWAREMRETFKAKNPRSWLMRFHTQTAGVSLTAQQPENNIVRVAIQALAAVLGGTQSLHTNSMDEALALPSEHAVKVALRTQQVIAEESGVTNTVDPLGGSFFVEAQTDRMEKDAYAYFRRIEDLGGVIPALEKGFMQSEISDAAYRYQREIDENRRRIVGVNAYLDEKPAAIPILKMDPNGYSRQLSRLNEVRKTRDSGRVGQTLDALRIACEGTENTMPYILDCVRAYCTLGEIIGVMTKVFGKYEEPTMI; encoded by the coding sequence ATGTACGATAAAAAGAAACTCGATGAGTTACAGCAATCGCTTTCCAAATGGGAGCAGACTTCCCTCAATAAAGCGTTGACCCAACTTCCCGAACGCGCCGACGAATTTATCACTACCTCCTCCGAACCGATCAACAGACTTTATACACCGCTCGATACCGCGGATTTGGATTACGCCGCCTCACTCGGACTGCCAGGTGAGTATCCCTACACGCGCGGAGTCCACCCGACGCTTCATCGTTCCAAACTGTGGACGATGCGCATGTTCGCTGGCTTCGGCACGGCAGAGGAGACGAACGGGCGCTTCAAGTATCTGCTCGAGCAGGGTCAGACCGGTTTGAGCATCGCCTTCGACCTCGCCACGTTGATGGGTTACGACACCGATCAACCCGAAGCTCTTGGTGAATTTGGCAAATGCGGCGTGGCGGTTTCTTCTTTGAAAGACATGGAAATCCTGCTGGATGGCATTCCGCTCGATAAAGTTTCCTCCAGCATGACCATCAATTCGCCGGCAGCCATCATTTGGGCGATGTATCTTGTCGCTGCCGAAAAACAGGGTGTGCGGTTCGATCAATTACGCGGAACGATCCAAAACGACATCTTGAAGGAATTCATCGCGCAAAAGGAATTCATCTTCCCGCCGGAACCATCCATGCGTCTCGTGGTGGATACGATGGAGTTCGGCTCGAAACATGTCCCGCAGTGGAATACCATTTCCATTTCGGGTTATCACATCCGTGAAGCAGGTTCGACGGCGGCGCAGGAACTGGCGTTCACCCTTGCAGACGGCATGGAATACGTCAGATGGGGAATCGCGCGCGGCATGGACGTGGACGAGTTCGCGCCGCGTTTATCGTTCTTCTTCAACGCCCACAACGACTTCTTCGAAGAGATCGCCAAATACCGCGCCGCGCGGAGAATCTGGGCGCGTGAAATGCGCGAGACCTTCAAGGCAAAGAATCCGCGCTCGTGGTTGATGCGCTTCCACACACAGACAGCGGGAGTCTCTCTCACCGCGCAGCAGCCTGAGAACAATATTGTCCGTGTGGCGATACAAGCGCTGGCGGCGGTGTTGGGCGGCACACAAAGCCTGCACACCAACTCCATGGATGAAGCCCTCGCGCTTCCCTCTGAACACGCGGTCAAAGTTGCGTTGCGCACGCAGCAGGTCATCGCGGAAGAATCCGGCGTGACGAATACGGTGGATCCGCTTGGGGGTAGTTTCTTCGTCGAAGCGCAAACAGACCGAATGGAGAAGGATGCGTACGCCTACTTCCGCAGAATCGAGGACCTGGGTGGAGTCATCCCGGCTTTGGAAAAAGGTTTCATGCAAAGCGAAATATCCGATGCCGCGTATCGCTATCAGCGCGAGATCGATGAGAATCGCCGAAGAATCGTGGGTGTGAATGCCTATCTTGATGAAAAGCCTGCCGCCATTCCCATCTTGAAAATGGACCCGAACGGATACAGCCGTCAGCTATCCCGCCTGAACGAAGTCCGCAAGACGCGCGACAGCGGACGCGTGGGACAAACATTGGATGCCCTGCGCATTGCCTGCGAAGGAACCGAGAACACGATGCCTTATATATTGGACTGTGTGCGCGCGTATTGCACGCTTGGGGAGATTATCGGTGTGATGACGAAGGTCTTTGGAAAGTACGAAGAGCCGACGATGATTTGA